In one Echinicola marina genomic region, the following are encoded:
- a CDS encoding PorP/SprF family type IX secretion system membrane protein, producing the protein MKKVLVYTLMFMLSAPLMVLGQSRKYISQFNFFQSYYNPGLTGYEGSTLRGFVRNQWSGFEGAPRTMFFSAELDFGEMKGEEDPALMGKNAASLNLLFDEYGAFRETSLVLGYASRIRLTEKHNLRLGAGVSYTNVKLDGTSMTVEQQNDELLGQYIGGFSDMQIIDFNVGLALTHEKYYLSYAMHQVNGGSISSGDEFMEGRPINYIVQAGYREALSDQVSVIGNFFYRNQEDLPDNIEFNLKALLMDRFWLGAGHRVDYANNLQLGFLLKRVKVGYVYEFPTNGSYLLPGNTHEFMAIFNLFRTNERKHAKEVLIW; encoded by the coding sequence ATGAAAAAGGTTTTAGTTTATACATTGATGTTCATGCTGTCGGCACCTTTGATGGTGCTGGGGCAGTCGAGAAAATACATTAGCCAGTTCAACTTTTTCCAGAGTTACTATAACCCCGGGTTGACCGGTTATGAGGGCAGTACTTTAAGGGGCTTTGTCAGGAACCAATGGAGTGGTTTTGAAGGAGCGCCAAGGACCATGTTCTTTAGTGCGGAGCTGGATTTCGGGGAAATGAAAGGAGAGGAAGATCCTGCCCTGATGGGCAAAAATGCGGCCAGCCTCAACCTATTGTTCGATGAGTACGGGGCCTTCAGGGAAACCTCCCTGGTGCTGGGCTATGCCAGCAGGATCAGGCTGACAGAAAAGCACAACCTGCGCCTGGGTGCGGGGGTAAGCTATACCAATGTCAAACTGGACGGCACGTCCATGACCGTGGAGCAGCAGAACGACGAATTGCTGGGCCAGTATATCGGCGGCTTTTCCGATATGCAGATCATCGACTTCAATGTAGGCCTGGCGCTGACGCACGAAAAGTACTACCTGTCCTATGCCATGCACCAGGTCAACGGGGGCAGCATTTCCAGCGGAGATGAATTTATGGAAGGCAGGCCGATCAACTATATTGTACAGGCGGGCTACCGGGAGGCCCTGAGTGATCAGGTGTCCGTAATCGGGAATTTCTTTTACCGCAACCAGGAGGACCTTCCGGACAATATAGAATTTAACCTGAAGGCATTGTTGATGGACAGGTTCTGGCTAGGGGCAGGGCACCGGGTGGATTATGCGAACAATTTGCAGCTGGGCTTCCTCTTGAAGCGGGTGAAGGTAGGCTATGTCTATGAGTTCCCGACCAACGGCAGTTACCTGCTCCCTGGCAATACCCACGAGTTCATGGCCATATTCAACCTGTTCAGGACCAACGAAAGGAAACATGCCAAGGAAGTCTTGATTTGGTAG
- a CDS encoding outer membrane lipoprotein-sorting protein, which produces MKTLFCFIFLFTPLLLAAQDATEIIKKVDQKMRGKSSSSNMTMKIIRPDWSREISMKGWSLGTGYSLILITSPARDQGTAFLKRDKEIWNWQPTIDRVVKLPPSMMSQSWMGSDFTNDDLVKESSVLEDYDHFLKGDTIINNYDCWKLELIPKEDAAVVWGSIELFVSKTDYIELLIRYFDEDGFLINTMILSDIKEMDGRLIPSKMDMIPEENPDQRTVIIYNDLDFDIDIDEGFFSIQKMKRIR; this is translated from the coding sequence ATGAAAACGCTATTTTGCTTCATCTTCCTTTTCACACCTCTTTTGCTGGCTGCTCAAGATGCCACTGAGATCATCAAGAAGGTCGATCAGAAAATGAGGGGCAAATCTTCATCCTCCAATATGACCATGAAAATCATCAGGCCAGATTGGTCAAGGGAAATTTCAATGAAAGGCTGGAGCCTAGGAACCGGCTATTCCCTCATCCTTATCACCAGTCCAGCAAGAGACCAAGGCACCGCTTTCCTCAAGCGTGATAAAGAAATTTGGAACTGGCAACCTACCATTGATAGGGTGGTGAAGCTGCCTCCTTCTATGATGAGCCAGTCTTGGATGGGCTCAGATTTTACTAATGATGATCTGGTGAAAGAATCTTCAGTACTTGAGGATTATGACCATTTTCTTAAAGGAGACACCATCATCAATAATTATGATTGCTGGAAACTAGAACTCATTCCCAAGGAGGATGCCGCAGTAGTATGGGGATCAATTGAATTATTTGTATCCAAAACGGACTATATAGAACTGCTCATCCGCTACTTTGATGAGGATGGCTTTCTTATCAATACCATGATTCTTTCAGACATCAAAGAAATGGATGGAAGACTAATTCCCAGTAAAATGGATATGATCCCTGAGGAAAACCCCGACCAAAGGACAGTCATTATCTATAATGATCTTGATTTTGATATCGACATCGATGAAGGTTTTTTCTCTATTCAAAAAATGAAACGTATACGCTGA
- a CDS encoding ABC transporter permease, with the protein MLLKLAWRNIWRNKRRTIITIVSIAFAVILSSLMRSMQLGSYERMIDNSVRFLTGYIQIHQKGYWEEQVIDNAFKPSSNLQQKVEGIEDVEAAVPRLESFALASYRTQTKGALVIGIDPQKEAALTNVEDKIVQGSAFEINEEHVLIGTGLAEYLKLSVGDTIVLISQGYHGANAAGKYTVSGLVQFGLPQLTNQVVFMPLPAAQYFFGAEQLLTALAIVTEHPKHVSSIEASLREELDTTALEVMNWRTMMPELVQGIEVDNISGIIMLMLLYVVIGFGMFGTFLMMTTERLYEFGILLSVGMRRYKLQLIIFAEIIMLAMIAVLAGFALSIPLISYFYHHPISLSEEYKAAFEKFGIEAVYVFSLEPVVFTSQAWVVFFMALVLGGYPIYSIWKLEPVTAMREGR; encoded by the coding sequence ATGCTTCTTAAATTGGCTTGGAGAAATATCTGGAGAAATAAACGGCGGACCATTATCACCATTGTCAGCATTGCTTTTGCTGTCATCTTGTCCAGCCTTATGCGCTCCATGCAATTGGGTTCCTATGAAAGAATGATTGATAACAGCGTGCGTTTTTTGACCGGTTATATACAGATCCACCAAAAAGGATATTGGGAAGAGCAGGTAATTGATAATGCCTTCAAGCCTTCTTCAAACTTACAGCAAAAAGTCGAAGGAATCGAAGATGTAGAAGCAGCGGTCCCAAGACTGGAATCCTTTGCCTTAGCCTCTTACCGAACCCAGACCAAAGGGGCATTGGTCATAGGCATTGACCCTCAAAAAGAAGCCGCACTCACCAATGTCGAGGATAAGATTGTCCAAGGTAGCGCCTTTGAGATTAACGAAGAACATGTGCTGATCGGAACAGGACTGGCAGAATACCTGAAACTTTCTGTTGGCGATACCATCGTATTGATCAGCCAGGGTTACCATGGGGCAAATGCTGCAGGAAAATATACCGTTAGTGGTCTGGTCCAGTTTGGTTTGCCACAGCTCACCAATCAGGTAGTTTTCATGCCCTTGCCAGCCGCTCAATATTTCTTTGGTGCTGAGCAACTGCTTACTGCCTTAGCCATAGTCACTGAGCATCCAAAACATGTAAGTTCTATTGAGGCCAGTTTACGGGAGGAGCTTGACACCACTGCATTAGAAGTCATGAACTGGAGAACAATGATGCCAGAATTGGTTCAGGGAATAGAGGTAGACAATATTTCTGGCATTATCATGCTCATGCTACTCTATGTGGTAATAGGCTTTGGTATGTTTGGGACATTTCTGATGATGACCACCGAGCGTCTTTATGAGTTTGGGATTTTACTTTCCGTAGGAATGAGAAGGTACAAACTGCAATTGATTATCTTTGCAGAAATCATCATGCTGGCTATGATCGCTGTATTGGCAGGATTTGCCTTAAGCATCCCACTCATAAGTTATTTTTATCATCATCCCATCTCCTTATCTGAAGAATACAAGGCAGCATTTGAAAAGTTTGGAATCGAAGCGGTTTATGTTTTCAGTCTGGAACCCGTAGTATTTACCAGTCAGGCATGGGTGGTGTTTTTTATGGCCTTGGTGCTGGGGGGATACCCGATATATAGCATCTGGAAACTGGAACCTGTAACTGCAATGAGAGAAGGAAGGTAA
- a CDS encoding ABC transporter permease, translated as MLIKIAWRNVWRNKGRSMVVIGAIVVGIWALIFMLGFMNGFTVSYINGAIEHEISHIQIHHPKFKEDYKISYNIPNGTALEKTLSSEPGIAAISPRSLTNGMVSSTRKASGVRIYGIIPELEKRVTHHDSLLTEGTYFESKQKNPVVIGNELAEDLKVNINSKIVLTFQDEENNLVAGAFRIVGLIETTSPNINQATAYVKKEDLNRIAGIEDNIHEIAIFLNHPEDETILVKALEQNHPALQIESWRTIAPELELFLSMTDSFLWVLFGIIMTALIFGIINTMLMAVLERHRELGMLMAIGMNKWRVYIMIVIETVFLSLVGGPLGAIIGLITMNWLGIHGIDLSAYSAGLKAYGYDSILYPSIENDTYILVTIGVIITALAGALYPAHKAIQLKPSEALHMT; from the coding sequence ATGCTAATCAAAATCGCTTGGAGAAATGTATGGAGAAACAAAGGCCGGAGCATGGTGGTCATTGGCGCTATTGTCGTGGGCATCTGGGCCTTGATTTTTATGTTGGGCTTTATGAATGGCTTCACTGTTTCCTATATCAATGGGGCCATTGAGCATGAAATCTCCCATATACAAATCCACCACCCAAAATTCAAAGAAGATTATAAAATAAGCTACAACATCCCAAATGGCACTGCCTTGGAAAAAACCCTTTCTTCTGAGCCAGGGATAGCCGCGATTTCCCCCAGAAGCTTAACCAATGGCATGGTTTCATCCACCAGAAAAGCCAGCGGAGTGCGTATATACGGCATCATTCCTGAACTGGAAAAAAGGGTCACCCACCATGACTCCTTATTAACAGAGGGCACTTATTTTGAATCCAAGCAGAAAAACCCCGTTGTAATTGGAAATGAGCTGGCGGAGGATCTGAAGGTAAACATCAACTCAAAAATAGTCCTGACCTTTCAAGATGAAGAAAACAATTTGGTTGCAGGAGCATTCCGAATAGTAGGCTTGATAGAAACCACCTCTCCCAATATCAACCAAGCTACTGCCTATGTAAAGAAGGAAGACCTGAACCGAATTGCCGGAATAGAGGATAACATTCATGAAATCGCCATTTTCCTTAACCATCCGGAAGATGAAACCATATTGGTGAAAGCACTTGAACAAAATCATCCAGCACTTCAGATAGAATCTTGGAGAACCATCGCCCCGGAACTAGAACTCTTCCTTTCCATGACGGATAGTTTCCTCTGGGTGCTTTTTGGGATCATCATGACAGCGCTCATATTTGGCATTATCAATACCATGTTGATGGCTGTATTGGAACGTCATAGAGAACTGGGCATGTTGATGGCCATAGGGATGAACAAATGGCGGGTGTATATCATGATCGTCATTGAAACAGTATTTCTATCCCTGGTGGGCGGCCCTTTGGGAGCTATTATTGGCCTGATTACCATGAATTGGCTGGGCATTCATGGTATTGATTTGAGTGCCTATTCAGCAGGACTAAAAGCCTATGGCTATGACAGCATCCTCTACCCTAGCATTGAAAACGACACCTATATATTGGTTACTATTGGAGTAATTATCACTGCTTTGGCCGGAGCCCTTTATCCTGCCCACAAAGCCATTCAACTCAAGCCAAGCGAGGCCTTGCATATGACGTAA
- a CDS encoding ABC transporter ATP-binding protein: METTIGKKIVISTEDLAKTYHESKIPVQALKDVDLKIEEGEFTAIVGPSGSGKTTLLNIIGGLDSPSKGKVIIGDTDISKLKESALIDFRLHHIGFVFQQYNLIPVLTAKENVEFIMLLQKKSMQEMEERAMQLLKEVGLEDKAQVRPAELSGGQQQRVAVIRALASRPKFILADEPTANLDSAAAGNLLDMMARMNREENMTFIFSTHDQRVIDKARRVVTLEDGRIIEDEVR, translated from the coding sequence ATGGAAACAACCATTGGGAAAAAAATTGTCATTTCAACTGAAGACTTAGCCAAGACCTACCATGAGTCGAAGATACCAGTTCAGGCATTAAAAGATGTTGACCTGAAGATCGAAGAAGGTGAGTTTACGGCAATCGTCGGTCCTTCTGGTTCTGGTAAGACCACTCTTTTAAATATCATTGGAGGCCTTGACTCTCCCAGTAAAGGGAAGGTCATTATAGGAGACACAGATATATCAAAGTTGAAAGAGTCCGCACTGATAGATTTCAGGCTGCACCATATTGGTTTTGTTTTTCAGCAATACAATCTTATTCCAGTGCTCACAGCCAAAGAAAACGTGGAGTTTATCATGTTGCTGCAAAAGAAATCAATGCAAGAAATGGAAGAAAGGGCCATGCAACTTTTAAAAGAGGTGGGCTTGGAAGACAAAGCCCAAGTCCGACCCGCAGAATTATCAGGGGGACAACAACAGCGGGTAGCGGTAATCAGGGCATTGGCCTCGAGACCAAAATTTATCCTGGCAGATGAACCTACTGCCAACTTGGACTCAGCTGCTGCTGGAAATTTATTGGATATGATGGCCCGAATGAACCGTGAAGAAAATATGACCTTCATTTTCTCCACCCATGACCAAAGGGTCATTGACAAGGCCAGAAGAGTAGTCACCTTGGAAGATGGCAGGATCATAGAAGATGAAGTTCGTTAA